The Gemmatimonas aurantiaca T-27 DNA segment GGCGCACTTTTCCGTGAAGCACTTGGTGCCCTTGAGGAAAAGCTTGGCGCCTTCGCGGCGACACTGACGGCAGCTGGGTCCGGTATAGCGTGCCATGGTCAGACCCTCCGACGCTTGGGGGGACGGCAGCCGTTGTGCGGGATCGGCGTGACGTCACGGATGGACTTCACGGTGAGCCCTGCGGCGGCGAGCGCCTGGATGGCCGATTCACGACCGGAGCCCGGTCCCTGCACGCGCACATGCACGCGGCGCACGCCGAGCGTGAGCGCTTCGCGCGCGCACTGCTCGGACGCCACCGTGGCGGCGAACGGCGTGGACTTCTTGGACCCCTTGAAACCGGCCTTGCCGGCCGATCCCCACGACACCGCGTTGCCATGCATGTCGGTGATCGTGATGGTCGTGTTGTTGAACGTGGCGCTGACGTGGGCGATGCCTTCCGCCTCGACGACGCGCTTGGTCTTCTTCGCGGTAGCCATGGCTTACTTGGTCACCTTCTTCTTGCCCGCGATAGCGCGGCGCGGCCCCTTCTTGGTGCGCGCGTTGGTGTGCGTGCGCTGCCCGCGCACGGGGAGGCCGCGGCGATGACGCGTCCCACGATACGAACCGATGTCCATCAGGCGCTTGATGTTCATCGCAACTTCGGTGCGCAGGGCACCCTCGACGCGATGATTGCGCTCAATTTCCTGACGGAGCTTGTTCAGGTCGTTGTCGTTCAGGTCGCGAACGCGCTGCGCGCTCGACACACCGGAGGCTTCGAGGATCTTCTGGGCCGTCTTGCGGCCGATCCCGAAGATATAAGTCAGGCCGATCTCCACCTTCTTCTCACGCGGGAGATCAACACCAGCGATACGTGCCATATGTGCGCTTCCCCTCAGCCCTGACGCTGCTTGTGCTTCGGGTTGCGCTTGCAGATGATGCGAGTCACGCCCTGTCGCTTCACGACCTTGCAGTGCTCACAGATCGGCTTCACGCTGCTGCGAACTTTCACGGGTCACCTCGGCGCTCATGCGCCGATGGAAGTCTCCCGCACCACCGAATCGGCGGCCGGCCGGACTCCCCATGCTTGTTCATCGCCCCTGAAGCATCGTTTCTCACGGAGCGACAAACGCTCCTTACGAAACCGATTCCGCGCACAGGCGAAGCAAAAGTGGCCAGCGGATTGGCCGAGGAAATCTCACCTTGGTATGGACGCAAAAAGCCCAAAACGAGGCAAGACCCGCAGCTTAGCGGAGTTAACCCCGCCTCGCAAGGGTGCCGGACTACCGTAAACTGGCGTGGACCTGACCCATCGCCGACACCGGATCCGCCGCCCCGGTCACCGCCCGACCCAGGATGAGCCAGCGCGCACCGGCCTCCGCCGCTGCCGCGGGTGTCATCACGCGGCGCTGATCGTGGGCGTCGCCGCCTGGGAGCCGAATGCCGGGGATGAGCAGCCCCAGCCGGTCACCATGGGCGCTCCGGACCGCCGCAGCCTCGTGACCCGAGCACACGATGCCAGCCCCGCCCTGCTCGGCCACCGTGCCCGCCAGTCGCAGTACTTCCTCCTGCACATCCACCGGGGCCGTCCGGCCCCAGGCCGCAGCGAGACCGTGGCTGTCGGTGCTGGTCAGCACCGTCACGCCCAGAATACCGCACCGGCCGTCCGGCGCACCCTCCTGCGCCCCCGCGACCGCCGCCGCGATCATCTCCGCGCCACCACTGGCGTGAATCGTGAGCAAGGACGCGCCATGGCGGGCCACACTTCGCGCTGCCCCCCGGACCGTATTGGGAATGTCGTGCAGCTTGAGATCGACGAAGACCTCCTTGCCCTGTGCGCGGAGCCAGGCCACGATCGCCGGCCCCTCGGCGGCGAACAGCTCGAGTCCCACCTTGTAGAAGCCGCACGCGTCTCCCAACTGGTGCACCACGGCTTCGGCGCCCATCCGATCCGGCACATCCAGCGCCACGATCGGAATGACCGTCTGAGATCGCGCGGAGGTCGAAGAAGAGCTTTCGGCTGTCACGAGGGCCACTGCAGAGTTCCGATCAAGGTCGTGATGTCGCGTACCCCTTCGCGGTCGCACCACCGCTGGAGCTGTCGCACAATGCGTTCTGGTGCGCGCGGATCGCGCAACGCGGCCGTCCCGACGCCCACCAGCGACGCACCGGCCATCAGGTATTGCAGCGCGTCGTCGCCGGTACTGATCCCACCGAGCCCGATCAACGGCACCGTCGGCAGTGCGCGACTGACCCGCCAGGTGGCCAGCAATCCCACCGGCAGCAAGGCCGGACCACTGACCCCACCACTGCCAAAGCTCAGCTTGGGGCGGCGGCGGTCGGTGTCGATGACGGTGCCCGGCATGGTATTCACGAGCGTCAGCCCGGTCGCGCCAGCGTCCACCGCCACCCGGGCGGTGTCGGCGATGGCCGCGCCCAGCGTGGGCGAAAGCTTCACAAAAATCGGCCGCTTGGTGGCGCCGCGGGCCGCGGACACCAACGCATGCAGCGCCTGTGGATCCGCACCAAACTCCAGCCCCCCTGCCTTCACATTCGGGCAGCTCACGTTCAGCTCAAACGCATCCACGCCCGGCACGTCATCGAGGCCACGCACCACGGTGGCAAAATCCTCGATGCTGTTGCCCACGACGTTCACGAACACCCGGGTGCCCGGATGATGAGCGGGGAGCCACGGCAAATAGTCGCGACGCACGGACTCGAGTCCGGGGTTGGCCAACCCGATCGCGTTCATCATGCCGCCCGCAAACTCGCTCACCCGCAGCGCCGGATTGCCGGGCCTCGGGGCCACGCTCACCGCCTTGGTGGAAATACCACCCACCGCCGACAGATCGAGCACATCCTCGAGCTCCTGCCCAAATCCGGCCGTTCCCGACGCCAGCACCACGGGGTTCCGGAACGCCAGGCCGGCCACGGAGACGCTGCCGGGCTTGGGGCCACCGCTGGTCAGGGGCGCCGCAGATCGGGCATCCGGTGGCGTGGCACTCACCACACTGGCTTGCAGGGTGCTCGTCACGGGGTGCTCACTTTGCGTTCGTATTCAGCCAGGTAGCGCACGATCGCGTCGGCCAGTGAGGCCGCCATCTCGGCCTGCTTTTCGGGACTGGTCATGTAGGCCGAGTCGTTGGGATTACTGCCAAAGCCAATCTCGACCAGGACCGCCGGCATGAAGGCGGTGACGAGCACGACGAACCCCGCCTGCTTCACTCCGCGGTTGACGCCCGGATGCACCGCCTTGAGGCCGCCCTGCACCAACTGCGCGAGGCGACCCGATTCCCGGAGGTGTTCGTTCTGGGCCATGTCCCGGATGATGAATCCCAGTGGATCATCCCGGCTCGCATCGGCCGTGGTCTCGAATCGGATGGATTCGTTTTCCATGGCGGCCACGCGGCGCTCGTCCTCCGTCTTGGCCTCGGCGAGAAAGTACGTCTCGTATCCGCGGG contains these protein-coding regions:
- the rpsK gene encoding 30S ribosomal protein S11; this translates as MATAKKTKRVVEAEGIAHVSATFNNTTITITDMHGNAVSWGSAGKAGFKGSKKSTPFAATVASEQCAREALTLGVRRVHVRVQGPGSGRESAIQALAAAGLTVKSIRDVTPIPHNGCRPPKRRRV
- the rpsM gene encoding 30S ribosomal protein S13, producing MARIAGVDLPREKKVEIGLTYIFGIGRKTAQKILEASGVSSAQRVRDLNDNDLNKLRQEIERNHRVEGALRTEVAMNIKRLMDIGSYRGTRHRRGLPVRGQRTHTNARTKKGPRRAIAGKKKVTK
- the rpmJ gene encoding 50S ribosomal protein L36: MKVRSSVKPICEHCKVVKRQGVTRIICKRNPKHKQRQG
- the pyrF gene encoding orotidine-5'-phosphate decarboxylase, translated to MTAESSSSTSARSQTVIPIVALDVPDRMGAEAVVHQLGDACGFYKVGLELFAAEGPAIVAWLRAQGKEVFVDLKLHDIPNTVRGAARSVARHGASLLTIHASGGAEMIAAAVAGAQEGAPDGRCGILGVTVLTSTDSHGLAAAWGRTAPVDVQEEVLRLAGTVAEQGGAGIVCSGHEAAAVRSAHGDRLGLLIPGIRLPGGDAHDQRRVMTPAAAAEAGARWLILGRAVTGAADPVSAMGQVHASLR
- a CDS encoding dihydroorotate dehydrogenase; this translates as MTSTLQASVVSATPPDARSAAPLTSGGPKPGSVSVAGLAFRNPVVLASGTAGFGQELEDVLDLSAVGGISTKAVSVAPRPGNPALRVSEFAGGMMNAIGLANPGLESVRRDYLPWLPAHHPGTRVFVNVVGNSIEDFATVVRGLDDVPGVDAFELNVSCPNVKAGGLEFGADPQALHALVSAARGATKRPIFVKLSPTLGAAIADTARVAVDAGATGLTLVNTMPGTVIDTDRRRPKLSFGSGGVSGPALLPVGLLATWRVSRALPTVPLIGLGGISTGDDALQYLMAGASLVGVGTAALRDPRAPERIVRQLQRWCDREGVRDITTLIGTLQWPS